The following proteins are encoded in a genomic region of Dasypus novemcinctus isolate mDasNov1 chromosome 21, mDasNov1.1.hap2, whole genome shotgun sequence:
- the CBX4 gene encoding E3 SUMO-protein ligase CBX4, translating to MELPAVGEHVFAVESIEKKRIRKGRVEYLVKWRGWSPKYNTWEPEENILDPRLLIAFQNRERQEQLMGYRKRGPKPKPLVVQVPTFARRSNVLSGLQDSSADNRAKLELGAQGKGQAHQYELNSKKHHQYQPHGKERAGKPPPPGKSGRYYYQLNSKKHHPYQPDPKMYDLQYQGGHKEAPSPTCPDLGAKSHAPDKWAHGAGAKGYLGAVKPLAGAAGAPGKGAEKGPPNGMTPAPKEAGTGNGIGGKMKIVKNKNKNGRIVIVMSKYMENGMQAVKIKSGEAAEGEARSPGHKKRPAEERHPPADRTLKKAAGAEEKRAEAAPKRREEEAPGVGDPQPLDAGARKLSPAKEAFGEQPLQLTTKPELLAWDPARGSQAPPHHHHHHHHHHHALGLNLAHARKRCLSETHGEREPCKKRLTARSISTPTCLGSSPAAERPAQAPAAAFPQPEVILLDSDLDEPIDLRCVKTRGDAGEPPSSLHVKPEAPAAELAAPAAPEKPPAAAQDEPEEPLAEFKPFFGNIIITDVTANCLTVTFKEYVTV from the exons ATGGAGCTGCCAGCTGTCGGCGAGCACGTCTTCGCCGTGGAGAGCATCGAGAAGAAGCGGATCCGCAAG GGCCGAGTGGAGTATCTGGTGAAATGGAGAGGCTGGTCCCCCAA ATATAACACGTGGGAACCCGAGGAGAACATCCTGGATCCCCGGCTGCTCATCGCCTTCCAGAACAG GGAACGGCAGGAGCAGCTGATGGGATACCGGAAGCGAGGGCCCAAGCCCAAACCGCTGGTCGTGCAG GTCCCCACCTTTGCCCGCCGCTCCAATGTGCTGAGCGGCCTCCAGGACTCTTCCGCCGACAACCGCGCCAAGCTGGAGCTGGGCGCGCAGGGCAAGGGCCAGGCGCACCAGTACGAGCTCAACAGCAAGAAGCACCACCAGTACCAGCCGCACGGCAAGGAGCGCGCGGGCAAGCCCCCGCCGCCCGGCAAGAGCGGCAGGTACTACTACCAGCTCAACAGCAAGAAGCACCACCCCTACCAGCCGGACCCCAAGATGTACGACCTGCAGTACCAGGGCGGCCACAAGGAGGCGCCCAGCCCCACCTGCCCGGACCTGGGCGCCAAGAGCCACGCGCCCGACAAGTGGGCCCACGGCGCGGGGGCCAAGGGCTACCTGGGGGCCGTGAAGCCCCTGGCAGGGGCGGCCGGGGCGCCAGGCAAGGGCGCCGAGAAGGGCCCCCCCAACGGCATGACGCCCGCCCCCAAGGAGGCGGGGACGGGCAACGGGATCGGGGGCAAGATGAAGATCGTCAAGAACAAGAACAAGAACGGGCGCATCGTGATCGTCATGAGCAAGTACATGGAGAACGGCATGCAGGCGGTCAAGATCAAGTCCGGCGAGGCGGCCGAGGGCGAGGCGCGCTCCCCCGGCCACAAGAAGCGGCCGGCCGAGGAGCGCCACCCTCCCGCCGACAGGACTTTGAAAAAGGCCGCGGGCGCGGAGGAGAAGCGGGCGGAGGCGGCCcccaagaggagggaggaggaggcgcCCGGCGTGGGCGACCCGCAGCCCCTGGACGCGGGCGCCCGCAAGCTCTCCCCGGCCAAGGAGGCGTTCGGCGAGCAGCCGCTGCAGCTCACCACCAAGCCCGAGCTGCTGGCCTGGGACCCGGCGCGGGGCTCGCAGGCGCCCccgcaccaccaccaccaccaccaccaccaccaccacgcgCTCGGCCTGAATCTGGCGCACGCGCGCAAGCGCTGCCTCTCCGAGACGCACGGCGAGCGCGAGCCCTGCAAGAAGCGGCTGACGGCGCGCAGCATCAGCACCCCCACCTGCCTGGGGAGCAGCCCCGCGGCCGAGCGCCCCGCCCAGGCGCCCGCCGCCGCCTTCCCGCAGCCCGAGGTCATCCTGCTGGACTCCGACCTGGACGAGCCCATAGACTTGCGCTGCGTCAAGACGCGCGGCGACGCGGGGGAGCCGCCCAGCTCGCTCCACGTGAAGCCCGAGGCGCCCGCGGCGGAGTTGGCTGCGCCCGCGGCGCCCGAGAAGCCCCCGGCCGCGGCCCAGGACGAGCCCGAGGAGCCGCTGGCCGAGTTCAAGCCCTTCTTTGGGAATATAATTATCACCGACGTCACCGCGAACTGCCTCACCGTCACGTTTAAGGAGTACGTGACGGTGTAG